In the genome of Limnobaculum zhutongyuii, one region contains:
- a CDS encoding CobW family GTP-binding protein, whose amino-acid sequence MTTPLQLPVTVLTGFLGSGKTTLINHLLENYPGERIAIIENEFGAVGVDGGLLGQHSGIEVIELTNGCVCCSVRGELTEALKNLLEQRDAGQLNFDRLLLETTGLADPAPVIQTFFVDDVLRERLQLDAIITLVDSEHAQKQLTEHRVAVSQVGFADRLILTKLDRIDSEAKTLLLERLRNINARALVCEAQHGKLEKAAWIGIQAFNLDDSFDLNGTFVASTAPSQAPTNFRPLNQTSKPLARSWNDDITSQVFETGEVDIKLIGAFMETAIEKYGNDMLRYKGILAIEGEPRRLIVQGVHKVVGFDYGTEWTEEESRKTLLVIIGRNLPVETLRNEFLATAASNAIS is encoded by the coding sequence ATGACCACCCCACTTCAATTACCGGTAACGGTATTAACCGGTTTTCTCGGCTCAGGCAAAACTACCCTGATTAACCATTTGTTAGAAAACTATCCCGGTGAGCGAATCGCTATCATTGAAAATGAATTTGGTGCCGTTGGTGTAGATGGCGGGCTCTTGGGGCAACACAGCGGTATTGAGGTTATTGAATTAACCAATGGCTGCGTATGTTGTAGCGTTCGCGGTGAGCTGACAGAAGCCTTAAAAAACCTGTTAGAGCAGCGGGATGCGGGTCAGCTTAATTTTGATCGACTGCTGCTAGAAACCACAGGATTAGCCGACCCAGCTCCGGTTATCCAAACTTTCTTTGTTGATGATGTCTTGCGTGAACGTCTGCAATTAGACGCCATTATTACTCTGGTTGACAGTGAGCATGCGCAGAAACAACTAACCGAACATCGGGTTGCGGTTTCTCAGGTTGGTTTTGCCGACAGACTTATTTTAACCAAATTAGACCGCATCGATAGTGAAGCAAAAACGCTGCTATTGGAGCGTTTACGTAACATTAACGCCAGAGCTCTGGTGTGTGAGGCTCAGCACGGTAAGCTGGAGAAAGCCGCCTGGATTGGTATTCAGGCATTTAATCTGGATGACTCTTTTGATCTTAATGGCACTTTTGTGGCCTCTACTGCGCCTTCGCAGGCACCAACAAACTTCCGACCTTTAAATCAAACATCCAAACCCCTTGCCCGTTCATGGAATGATGATATTACTTCTCAAGTTTTTGAAACCGGGGAAGTTGATATAAAACTAATTGGCGCCTTTATGGAAACTGCCATCGAAAAATATGGCAATGACATGCTACGCTATAAAGGCATTCTGGCAATTGAAGGCGAACCTCGTCGTCTGATTGTTCAGGGTGTGCACAAAGTTGTTGGTTTTGATTACGGAACCGAATGGACTGAGGAAGAGTCTCGTAAGACACTGTTAGTTATTATTGGGCGTAATTTACCTGTTGAGACATTAAGAAATGAGTTTTTAGCCACGGCTGCTTCAAATGCCATTAGCTAA
- the fur gene encoding ferric iron uptake transcriptional regulator codes for MTDNNIALKKAGLKVTLPRLKILEILQEPDNHHVSAEDLYKRLIDMGEEIGLATVYRVLNQFDDAGIVTRHSFEGGKSVFELTQKHHHDHLICLDCGRVIEFSDEFIEQRQREISERYNIKLTNHSLYLYGKCSSGDCRKDDTLHDTK; via the coding sequence ATGACTGATAACAATATCGCACTGAAGAAGGCTGGACTGAAAGTTACGCTCCCACGGCTTAAAATTCTGGAAATACTTCAGGAGCCTGATAACCATCACGTTAGCGCGGAAGATTTATATAAAAGACTGATTGATATGGGCGAAGAGATTGGACTGGCCACCGTATATCGCGTGCTGAACCAGTTTGATGATGCCGGCATCGTAACTCGCCATAGTTTTGAAGGCGGTAAATCAGTATTTGAACTGACGCAAAAACATCACCACGACCACTTAATTTGTCTGGATTGTGGACGCGTAATTGAATTCAGTGATGAGTTTATTGAACAGCGCCAGCGTGAAATTTCTGAAAGATACAACATCAAGTTAACTAACCACAGTTTGTATCTGTATGGCAAGTGCAGCTCTGGTGATTGCCGTAAAGACGATACGTTACACGATACTAAATAA